In Camelus dromedarius isolate mCamDro1 chromosome 4, mCamDro1.pat, whole genome shotgun sequence, the following are encoded in one genomic region:
- the MTERF4 gene encoding transcription termination factor 4, mitochondrial isoform X2, producing MAVVGRQVFDWHRLIPLTWALVARRTPHLGEQKRTAAFLLRKLTTASSGGGLEDSSFAEPRKYVQEPECRTRLVQHLLEKQRTAVEREVTSPLLDMGFSEVHVNELLSIQPGTHPQQLLDIISELILLGLNPEPVYVALKKSPQLLKLPIMQMRKRSSYLRKLGLGEGKLKRVLHCCPEVFTMRQQDIDSIVRVLKEKCLFTVKQVAEILHRCPCVLREDPTALEYKFQYAYFRMGVKHADVVRTNFLQYSITKTRQRHVFLERLGRYQTPDKKGQTQIPNPLLKDILRVSEAEFLARTARSSAEEFEVFKKLLAREEEEESAGHVTGDESLEEDEEEEEDEEEEEDEEREL from the exons ATGGCGGTCGTCGGTCGGCAG GTCTTTGACTGGCACCGCCTGATCCCCCTCACCTGGGCCCTCGTTGCTAGGCGGACTCCTCATCTTGGAGAACAGAAAAGGACAGCTGCTTTTCTTTTGCGTAAACTGACCACAGCCTCCAGTGGAGGGGGCCTTGAAGATTCATCCTTTGCTGAACCCAGAAAGTATGTGCAGGAACCAGAGTGCAGGACGAGGCTTGTTCAGCACCTCCTTGAGAAGCAGAGGACTGCCGTGGAACGAGAGGTCACCAGCCCCCTTCTGGACATGGGTTTCAGTGAAGTGCATGTTAATGAGCTGCTCAGTATACAACCAGGTACCCACCCTCAACAGTTGCTGGACATCATTTCAGAGTTAATACTCCTGGGTCTGAATCCGGAGCCCGTGTATGTGGCCTTGAAGAAAAGTCCTCAGTTATTGAAACTGCCTATAATGCAAATGAGGAAGCGCTCCAGTTACCTGCGAAAGCTTGGGCTGGGAGAAG GGAAACTGAAGAGGGTGCTTCACTGCTGCCCTGAAGTGTTCACCATGCGTCAGCAGGACATTGACAGCATCGTCAGGGTTCTCAAGGAGAAGTGCCTTTTCACAGTGAAGCAAGTGGCTGAGATTTTGCACAGATGCCCCTGTGTTCTTCGGGAGGACCCCACTGCGCTGGAGTACAAATTCCAG TATGCCTATTTTAGGATGGGGGTTAAACATGCGGATGTGGTGAGGACCAATTTCCTGCAATACTCCATCACCAAGACCAGGCAGAGGCACGTGTTTCTGGAGCGCCTGGGACGGTACCAGACCCCCGATAAGAAGGGGCAGACGCAGATCCCCAACCCTTTACTCAAGGACATTCTCAGAGTTTCAGAAGCTGAGTTTCTGGCCAGGACAGCCCGTTCTTCTGCTGAGGAGTTTGAGGTTTTTAAGAAGCTCTTGGCtcgggaggaagaagaggagtctGCAGGCCACGTGACTGGTGATGAAAGTCTGGAAGAGgacgaggaggaagaggaggacgaggaggaggaggaggacgaggagcgGGAGCTGTGA